Proteins from a single region of Salinibacter grassmerensis:
- a CDS encoding IGHMBP2 family helicase — MSDETTLLVYFRQPSDESPGDIVGAFTDEADMAPDAIRAVDIGDGTATVDVPTGVADRIVQALDGGRIGTTTVSVAPFDEETAAACEYADALADLVEREREEEMRRHEVEIQTLSGREREDRGRALLRMRGRDEGEALSGHHVKLMREQKGQPLPDHEIRVGDLVMVSKQDPLRDDNPTGTVTQVTNYSLTASFTPAPDGWVLGDGLRVDLYVGDTTYQRMQDALARLPTADGSLERLRDVSTGAASPISTEPAPIDDWHNPALNNAQRRAVRRALATEDVHLIHGPPGTGKTTTAIEVLRQCVDRGESVLATAASNTAVDNIVEFLVAQDTDLVRLGHPARVTETLHAHTLDARIEDREPYRRAQRKREKAFAMLDRQEDLTPPSGRWRRGMSDRRIKALAEEGRGSRGVPPERIAEMADWLELQERADALFDEAEALEQAAIDEVVEAADVVCSTNSTAGSDLLGGHTFDTLVVDEATQATAPSCWIPMTHAGRAILVGDHKQLPPTILNQEAARRGLRRTLFERLAHHHETGPEAAGSIRSLLRTQYRMHETIMGFSDQTFYDGRLEADGTVRHHTLADLGAAGRTLPDDKRRDILDPGAPLVFVDTSRIDAPEHQRSGSHSRENPREAALITRLTTALLEAGVAPSAMAVISPYDDQVDRIDRTLALDGLEVDTVDGFQGREKEVVLISLVRSNDRGEIGFLDEPRRFNVAVTRARRKAVVVGDAGTVTAGDVFDMFTRYVEARGRAVWL, encoded by the coding sequence ATGAGCGACGAGACGACGCTGCTCGTGTACTTCCGGCAGCCGTCTGATGAAAGCCCCGGCGACATTGTCGGCGCCTTCACGGACGAGGCGGACATGGCACCCGACGCCATCAGGGCCGTCGATATCGGCGACGGCACGGCGACGGTGGACGTGCCCACTGGCGTGGCCGACCGCATCGTGCAGGCACTCGACGGCGGCCGCATCGGCACCACGACCGTGTCGGTCGCCCCCTTCGACGAGGAGACCGCGGCGGCCTGTGAGTACGCCGACGCCCTCGCCGACCTCGTGGAGCGGGAGCGCGAGGAGGAGATGCGCCGCCACGAGGTGGAGATTCAGACCCTCTCGGGCCGGGAGCGCGAGGACCGGGGCCGCGCGCTGCTCCGCATGCGGGGCCGCGATGAGGGCGAGGCGCTCAGTGGTCACCACGTCAAACTCATGCGCGAGCAGAAGGGGCAGCCCCTCCCCGACCACGAGATCCGCGTGGGCGACCTCGTCATGGTCTCCAAGCAGGATCCCCTCCGCGACGACAACCCCACGGGCACGGTCACGCAGGTCACCAACTACTCCCTCACCGCGTCTTTCACCCCAGCGCCCGACGGATGGGTGCTCGGGGACGGCCTGCGCGTGGACCTCTACGTGGGCGACACCACCTACCAGCGCATGCAGGACGCGCTGGCCCGGCTTCCTACCGCCGACGGCTCCCTCGAGCGCCTCCGCGACGTGAGCACCGGCGCCGCCTCGCCCATCTCCACCGAGCCCGCCCCGATCGACGACTGGCACAATCCGGCCCTCAACAACGCTCAGCGACGGGCCGTCCGGAGGGCCCTGGCCACCGAGGACGTGCACCTCATTCACGGGCCGCCCGGGACCGGCAAAACCACCACCGCCATCGAGGTCCTGCGGCAGTGCGTGGACCGCGGCGAGTCGGTGCTCGCCACCGCCGCCTCCAACACGGCCGTCGACAACATCGTGGAGTTCCTAGTGGCCCAGGACACCGACCTGGTGCGCCTCGGCCATCCGGCCCGCGTGACGGAGACGCTTCACGCCCACACGCTCGACGCCCGAATCGAAGACCGCGAGCCGTACCGGCGGGCGCAGAGGAAGCGGGAGAAGGCCTTCGCCATGCTCGACCGACAGGAGGACCTGACGCCCCCCTCCGGCCGCTGGCGGCGGGGGATGTCCGACCGCAGGATCAAAGCGCTTGCCGAGGAGGGCCGCGGGTCGCGGGGGGTGCCGCCGGAGCGCATTGCGGAGATGGCCGACTGGCTGGAGCTGCAGGAGCGGGCCGACGCCTTGTTCGACGAAGCGGAGGCGCTGGAGCAGGCGGCCATCGACGAGGTTGTGGAGGCCGCCGACGTGGTGTGCAGCACCAACTCAACCGCCGGCAGCGACCTGCTGGGCGGCCACACGTTCGACACGCTCGTGGTCGACGAGGCGACGCAGGCCACGGCTCCCTCCTGCTGGATCCCGATGACGCATGCCGGCCGTGCCATCCTCGTGGGCGATCACAAGCAGCTGCCGCCCACCATCTTGAACCAGGAGGCCGCCCGGCGCGGACTCCGGCGCACTCTTTTCGAACGCCTCGCCCATCACCACGAGACAGGTCCGGAGGCCGCCGGCTCGATCCGGAGCCTGCTGCGCACGCAGTACCGGATGCACGAGACGATCATGGGCTTCTCCGACCAGACCTTCTACGACGGGCGGCTGGAGGCGGACGGCACGGTTCGTCACCATACGCTCGCCGACCTTGGGGCGGCCGGACGCACCCTCCCCGATGATAAGCGCCGCGATATTCTAGACCCGGGGGCGCCCCTCGTCTTCGTGGACACGAGCAGAATCGATGCCCCCGAGCACCAGCGCTCCGGCTCCCACTCCCGTGAGAACCCCCGCGAGGCCGCACTCATCACTCGACTGACGACCGCCCTGCTGGAGGCGGGCGTCGCCCCGTCCGCCATGGCCGTCATTTCTCCGTACGACGACCAGGTCGACCGCATCGATCGCACCCTCGCCCTGGACGGGCTCGAGGTGGACACGGTCGACGGCTTCCAGGGACGGGAAAAAGAGGTCGTCTTGATTTCACTCGTCCGCAGTAACGACCGCGGGGAGATCGGCTTTCTCGACGAGCCGCGCCGCTTCAACGTGGCCGTCACCCGCGCTCGCCGAAAGGCCGTCGTCGTGGGCGACGCCGGCACCGTAACGGCCGGCGACGTATTTGATATGTTCACTCGCTACGTCGAAGCGAGGGGACGTGCCGTCTGGCTCTAG
- a CDS encoding zinc-dependent metalloprotease: MRSSLLLVLGVLFFAACTTVNVRPGDTGETADEPTPSSTEAPSSTADNKEEDPGDKEEDPFDPWDETLEDTRKIDGFLPLHEKDDGTLYAEIPSERMGDPFGLTLHISQGVGVFNLHDGLPLSDTRLMQFRRVNRSVHLVHRNVRFRADAGPMRASLDDNTGDSVVEAFDIVSRNDSTGHFLIEVSDFLASDYPEIGDRLSLYFGGAPVTLQREKSYVKQARGFPENTEIDVSLTYQGSSAPLIGGEAIPDYRAVPVGVRYSLFELPESKMQRRLADDRVGYFVDAVKDFSRDRASSPYVRYVQRWRLAPRDTAAYRRGELVEPVEPIVYYVGRTVPDQYREYVRQGIEAWNEAYRAAGYKNAVEARIAPNDSTWSAEDIRYSTVRWTAAHQMGYAIGPSQTDPRTGEILNADVLISSSFVRGWQDSYSQITPGPNADTETTAHGPVSSRTSQALRKVLSPELARRACWAERGMAQQVGLQRTLLLARGTIAPGDTMPEEYLGAAIKDLVMHEVGHTLGLRHNFKASSGIPNDELHDESYTDEHGVSLSVMDYAPVNVALDEEEQGHYWNPNVGPYDEWAIKYGYMPIAEQSDDGALTRNAALADTATAEAAGLNKIAATSSAPTHRYGTDEDNWLGGYAVDPLTNAWELGSDPKAFAETRADLVQKVMPKLEDRLVAEGERYYPLRRATTALLMERYRSLRPVTKTVGGSYVARDHKGTPDARPPLRPVPAEEQREAVQLLVDEAFAPDAFQFDPEQLNKLAPNRRSHWGTSPSLPLDYPVHRRVHTMQSNLLRELLHPARLQRMIDAQARTPDGAGYSPGPLFQTMTDAIWSEIDTAGPQPAPINSFRRPLQRTYTDMLIELMMGTTSWITITTAGIDQIDAPEDVRSVARLELTELSTQIDAALEASDLETETQAHLSETQARIDRALNASLDLSP, encoded by the coding sequence ATGCGCAGTTCCCTTCTCCTTGTCCTCGGCGTCCTCTTTTTTGCCGCGTGCACGACCGTGAACGTTCGCCCAGGGGACACGGGCGAGACGGCCGACGAGCCGACCCCATCCTCGACCGAGGCTCCCTCGTCCACCGCTGATAACAAAGAGGAAGACCCAGGCGATAAAGAGGAGGATCCGTTTGACCCCTGGGACGAAACGCTCGAGGACACCCGAAAAATCGACGGGTTTCTTCCCCTGCACGAGAAGGACGACGGGACGCTCTACGCCGAGATTCCGTCGGAACGGATGGGCGACCCGTTTGGGCTGACCCTCCACATCAGCCAAGGCGTAGGGGTCTTCAACCTGCACGACGGGCTGCCCCTCAGCGACACGCGCCTGATGCAGTTCCGCCGTGTGAATCGCTCCGTGCACCTCGTCCACCGCAACGTTCGCTTCCGGGCGGACGCGGGGCCGATGCGCGCGTCCCTAGATGACAACACCGGGGACTCCGTGGTTGAGGCCTTCGACATCGTCAGCCGCAACGACTCAACCGGACACTTCCTGATTGAGGTGTCCGATTTTTTGGCGTCGGACTATCCTGAGATCGGCGACCGGCTCAGCCTGTACTTCGGCGGCGCCCCGGTCACCCTCCAGCGGGAGAAGAGCTACGTGAAACAGGCCCGGGGCTTCCCCGAGAACACGGAGATCGACGTATCGCTTACCTATCAGGGCTCGTCCGCCCCGCTGATCGGGGGCGAGGCCATCCCCGACTACCGGGCCGTGCCCGTGGGGGTGCGGTACTCGCTGTTCGAGCTCCCAGAGTCGAAAATGCAACGGCGCCTCGCCGACGACCGGGTGGGCTACTTCGTCGACGCGGTGAAGGACTTTTCGCGAGACCGGGCGTCCAGCCCCTACGTCCGCTACGTGCAGCGCTGGCGCCTGGCGCCCCGCGACACCGCGGCCTACAGGCGCGGCGAGCTTGTGGAGCCGGTCGAACCGATCGTGTACTACGTGGGCCGCACGGTGCCCGACCAATACCGCGAGTACGTGAGGCAGGGCATTGAGGCCTGGAACGAGGCTTACCGCGCCGCCGGATACAAGAACGCGGTTGAGGCCCGGATTGCCCCGAACGACTCCACGTGGAGCGCCGAAGACATTCGCTACTCGACGGTCCGGTGGACGGCGGCTCACCAGATGGGCTACGCCATCGGCCCGTCGCAGACGGATCCGCGGACGGGCGAGATTCTGAACGCCGATGTCCTCATCTCGTCCTCGTTCGTGCGCGGCTGGCAGGACAGCTACAGCCAGATCACCCCGGGCCCGAACGCGGACACAGAGACCACCGCCCACGGGCCGGTGTCGTCCCGTACTTCTCAGGCTCTCCGCAAGGTACTCTCCCCGGAACTGGCCCGGCGGGCCTGCTGGGCGGAGCGCGGCATGGCCCAGCAGGTTGGCCTGCAGCGCACCCTCCTCCTCGCCCGGGGCACCATCGCCCCCGGAGACACCATGCCGGAGGAGTACCTCGGCGCGGCCATCAAAGACCTCGTAATGCACGAGGTCGGCCATACGCTCGGCCTGCGGCACAACTTCAAGGCCTCCTCGGGCATCCCCAACGACGAGCTCCACGATGAGAGCTACACAGACGAGCACGGGGTGAGCCTCTCGGTGATGGACTACGCCCCGGTCAACGTTGCCCTCGACGAAGAGGAGCAGGGCCACTACTGGAATCCGAACGTGGGGCCCTATGACGAGTGGGCCATCAAGTACGGGTACATGCCCATCGCCGAGCAGTCCGACGACGGTGCCCTCACACGGAACGCCGCTCTCGCCGACACCGCGACCGCCGAGGCGGCGGGCCTCAACAAGATTGCCGCCACGTCGAGCGCCCCGACACACCGCTACGGCACCGACGAGGACAACTGGCTGGGCGGCTACGCCGTTGACCCGCTGACGAACGCCTGGGAGTTGGGCAGTGACCCGAAGGCCTTCGCCGAGACCCGCGCGGACCTCGTGCAAAAGGTGATGCCGAAGCTCGAGGACCGGCTCGTCGCGGAGGGCGAGCGCTACTACCCCCTCCGCCGAGCCACGACGGCCCTCCTCATGGAGCGGTACCGGTCGCTTCGCCCCGTTACGAAGACCGTGGGCGGCAGCTACGTGGCCCGCGACCACAAGGGAACGCCCGACGCCCGCCCCCCGCTTCGGCCCGTACCGGCAGAGGAGCAGCGCGAGGCGGTGCAGCTGCTCGTAGACGAGGCCTTCGCCCCCGACGCCTTCCAGTTCGACCCGGAGCAGCTCAACAAACTAGCCCCGAACCGGCGCTCGCACTGGGGCACCTCCCCGAGCCTCCCCCTCGACTACCCTGTCCACCGCCGCGTCCACACCATGCAGAGCAACCTGCTCCGCGAGCTGCTCCACCCGGCTCGCCTGCAGCGCATGATCGACGCCCAGGCCCGCACCCCGGACGGCGCGGGATATTCACCGGGCCCCCTCTTCCAAACGATGACCGACGCCATCTGGAGCGAGATCGACACGGCCGGCCCTCAGCCCGCCCCCATCAATTCATTCCGGCGGCCGCTGCAGCGCACCTACACCGACATGCTGATCGAGCTCATGATGGGGACCACCAGTTGGATCACCATCACGACGGCCGGCATCGACCAGATCGACGCCCCCGAGGACGTCCGCTCGGTGGCCCGGCTGGAACTGACCGAGCTGTCCACCCAGATCGACGCGGCCCTGGAAGCCTCCGATCTTGAGACGGAGACACAGGCCCACCTGTCCGAGACACAGGCCCGCATCGACCGGGCCCTGAACGCATCGTTGGACCTGAGCCCCTAG
- a CDS encoding GbsR/MarR family transcriptional regulator: MSESTPPSPIEQELIEKFGNIYESYGLRRLQGLIVGLLLTKSEPVSLDDMVEILDRSKGPISISVRRLDDMDYVRKVEGPNNRRNYYESHPNIFFNNFKFNMQTVQENRSLAERFLTRIDTEGDETEKTRRSLEHMEAFYDLMESFLEDFAERWWEVKQEQLDEESNQEAVTSR; the protein is encoded by the coding sequence ATGAGCGAATCGACACCTCCCTCCCCCATCGAGCAAGAACTGATCGAAAAGTTCGGCAACATCTATGAGTCCTACGGCCTTCGGCGCCTGCAGGGACTAATCGTCGGCCTCCTGCTCACGAAGAGTGAGCCGGTGTCCCTCGACGACATGGTTGAGATTCTTGACCGCTCGAAGGGTCCCATTTCCATTTCCGTGCGACGACTCGACGACATGGATTACGTCCGCAAGGTGGAAGGACCGAACAACCGGCGGAACTACTACGAATCTCACCCTAATATCTTCTTTAACAATTTCAAGTTCAACATGCAGACGGTTCAGGAGAATCGCTCGCTCGCCGAGCGCTTCCTGACCCGGATCGATACCGAAGGTGACGAGACGGAAAAGACCAGACGAAGTCTCGAGCACATGGAGGCGTTCTACGATCTCATGGAGTCATTCCTCGAAGACTTCGCCGAACGCTGGTGGGAGGTCAAGCAGGAGCAGCTCGACGAAGAGTCTAACCAGGAAGCCGTGACCTCCCGGTAG
- a CDS encoding PAS domain-containing protein, with product MEASPSDFRPSDPEAARLRTLEQYDVLDAPPTDAFDRITRLAARLFGVSVAMINFIDQENQWCLSSHGLTLDRTDREVSFCARTIQQTEVMVVPDAREDDRFAEIPLVTGPPHIRFYAGAPLTAPNGYRLGTLCLIDDTPRTFAEEDRETLTDLAGVVMDELTLRHYASDLDASRRAHQETSEQRRRILESITDAFVALDENWTLTYANAQAETLLERPRDELLGRCVWDEFPEAVGSTFQNKYETAVEEERTVEFLEYYPPLDRWLEVKAFPFDGGLSVYFDDVTDRVEAQADLRRERDLTEAILDTSVAALVIVEADGHISFANDRAGEILGRSTEALQGTRHADTGTLADLEENVLSAEEWPFRRILREGTPISDERYVFERPDGTTRSLSVNGAPLYDPDGTIRQVVFSIEDVTDRVQYERELKAAKDEAERANELKAAFLANVTHDLRTPLSSIIGSVEMLAQSAPAECQDSVDRIERSSRRLLETINSVLDLSKLEADAVTPEPTSVDVSDEVLGTSEMFRPQAQDQDVTLTTEVAGDTLPAELDPTMLHRITDNLVGNALKFTDPGGTVVLRAHADPETVTIEVEDTGPGIDEDFLPYLFESFARGESTAQQTGSGLGLPIVKRLTDLMDGTIAVDSEQGVGTTFTVQLPR from the coding sequence ATGGAGGCCTCCCCCTCGGACTTTCGACCCTCCGACCCGGAGGCCGCCCGCCTCCGCACGCTCGAGCAGTACGACGTGCTCGACGCCCCACCCACGGACGCGTTTGACCGCATCACGCGCCTGGCCGCCCGGCTGTTCGGGGTGTCCGTCGCCATGATTAACTTTATCGATCAGGAGAACCAGTGGTGTCTGTCCTCGCATGGCCTTACCCTGGATCGCACAGACCGGGAGGTTTCGTTTTGTGCTCGTACCATCCAGCAGACGGAGGTCATGGTGGTTCCCGACGCTCGCGAGGACGACCGGTTCGCCGAAATCCCCCTCGTCACGGGGCCGCCACACATTCGGTTTTACGCCGGCGCCCCCCTGACGGCCCCGAATGGATACCGCCTGGGCACCCTCTGCCTCATTGATGACACGCCCCGCACCTTCGCGGAGGAGGACCGGGAGACCCTCACGGACCTGGCCGGCGTGGTCATGGACGAGCTTACCCTCCGCCACTACGCGTCGGACCTGGACGCCTCACGCCGGGCCCACCAGGAGACGAGCGAGCAGCGGCGCCGCATCCTCGAAAGCATCACCGACGCCTTCGTCGCCCTCGACGAGAACTGGACCCTCACCTACGCCAACGCCCAGGCCGAAACGCTCCTCGAACGTCCCCGCGACGAACTTTTGGGGCGGTGCGTATGGGACGAGTTTCCCGAGGCCGTCGGGTCCACGTTTCAGAACAAGTACGAGACGGCCGTCGAGGAAGAGCGCACGGTCGAGTTTCTCGAGTACTACCCGCCCCTCGACCGCTGGCTGGAGGTGAAGGCGTTCCCGTTCGACGGCGGCCTCTCGGTATACTTCGACGACGTAACCGATCGGGTGGAGGCCCAGGCCGACCTTCGGCGCGAGCGCGACCTGACCGAGGCCATCCTGGACACGAGCGTGGCGGCCCTCGTCATCGTCGAGGCCGACGGACACATCTCCTTTGCCAACGACCGGGCCGGCGAGATTCTCGGCAGGTCGACCGAGGCCCTGCAGGGAACGCGCCACGCCGACACGGGCACCCTTGCCGACCTGGAGGAGAACGTACTCTCGGCGGAGGAGTGGCCGTTTCGCCGCATTCTGCGGGAGGGCACTCCAATCTCGGACGAGCGGTACGTATTTGAGCGGCCCGACGGCACCACCCGCTCTCTCTCCGTCAACGGGGCGCCCCTCTACGATCCGGATGGCACGATCCGGCAGGTTGTCTTCTCGATCGAGGACGTTACCGACCGGGTCCAGTACGAGCGCGAGCTGAAGGCCGCCAAGGACGAGGCCGAGCGGGCCAACGAACTCAAGGCCGCGTTCCTCGCCAACGTCACCCACGACCTGCGCACGCCCCTCTCCTCCATTATCGGCTCGGTGGAAATGCTGGCCCAGTCCGCCCCGGCGGAGTGTCAGGACAGCGTCGACCGCATCGAGCGCAGCAGCCGCCGCCTGCTGGAAACCATCAACTCGGTCCTCGACCTATCGAAGCTGGAGGCCGACGCCGTCACGCCGGAGCCAACCTCGGTCGACGTGTCCGACGAGGTGCTGGGCACCAGTGAGATGTTTCGGCCGCAGGCCCAGGACCAGGACGTTACGCTCACCACGGAGGTGGCAGGCGACACCCTACCGGCCGAGCTCGACCCGACGATGCTCCACCGCATCACCGACAACCTCGTGGGGAACGCCCTCAAGTTCACGGACCCCGGCGGGACGGTCGTGCTCCGTGCCCACGCCGACCCCGAGACGGTTACGATTGAGGTCGAGGACACCGGCCCCGGCATCGACGAAGATTTCCTGCCCTACCTGTTCGAGTCGTTCGCCCGGGGCGAAAGCACGGCTCAGCAGACGGGCAGTGGGCTCGGGCTTCCCATCGTGAAGCGCCTGACCGACCTCATGGACGGAACCATCGCGGTGGACAGCGAACAAGGAGTCGGCACGACGTTCACGGTCCAGCTTCCACGGTGA
- a CDS encoding nicotinate phosphoribosyltransferase: protein MPFDDQLRPDTSALYTDLYQLTMLQAYWREDMDEPAVFDLFVRRLKDRNYLVACGLEQALEFLETLSFSEEALDYLATQDPFEPAFLDWLADFEFTGDVYAVPEGTPVFPDEPLVEVVAPVGEAQLAETFLLNQITFQTTIASKASRIVEAAQAGEADRIVADFGMRRTHGTDAAVKGARAAYVAGIDATSNVAAGQAYDLPITGTMAHSYVEAHDSEVEALRAFSALYPETILLVDTYDTLDGVRKVIDLMDETDDEVQVRGIRLDSGDLAELAHTSRRLLDEAGLTDVMIFASGGLDEYTIADLLDRGAPIDGFGVGTKMGTAADQPALDTAYKLAGYAGTPRMKLAPNKSNLPGRKQVARQYEDGTAVQDVIATEDEQTNGTPLLEQVMADGTRTEAGTARPLSAIREHAAARLGELPSRLRSPAAPKKEDYDVVLSDALEKRLADTRSALAETMAAEAT, encoded by the coding sequence ATGCCGTTTGACGACCAGCTTCGCCCCGATACGTCCGCGCTGTATACGGACCTCTATCAGCTCACCATGCTGCAGGCCTACTGGCGGGAGGACATGGACGAGCCAGCGGTCTTCGACCTCTTCGTGCGCCGCCTGAAGGACCGCAACTACCTGGTGGCCTGTGGCCTCGAGCAAGCGCTGGAGTTTCTGGAGACGCTCTCGTTTTCGGAGGAGGCACTCGACTACCTCGCCACGCAGGACCCGTTCGAGCCCGCGTTCCTCGACTGGCTGGCCGACTTTGAGTTTACCGGCGACGTGTACGCCGTGCCCGAGGGCACACCAGTCTTCCCCGACGAGCCGCTGGTGGAGGTTGTGGCCCCGGTTGGGGAGGCCCAGCTCGCGGAGACGTTTCTCCTGAATCAGATTACGTTCCAGACGACAATTGCCTCAAAGGCGAGCCGGATCGTCGAGGCGGCCCAGGCCGGCGAGGCGGACCGGATCGTGGCCGACTTCGGCATGCGTCGGACGCACGGCACCGATGCGGCGGTGAAGGGCGCCCGTGCGGCATACGTCGCGGGGATCGACGCCACCTCCAACGTAGCCGCCGGCCAGGCCTACGACCTGCCGATCACCGGCACCATGGCCCACAGCTACGTCGAGGCGCACGACTCGGAGGTGGAGGCCCTCCGCGCCTTCTCGGCGCTCTACCCGGAGACAATTCTGCTGGTCGACACCTACGACACGCTCGACGGCGTGCGCAAGGTGATCGACCTGATGGACGAGACCGACGACGAGGTGCAGGTGCGCGGCATTCGGCTCGACTCGGGGGACCTTGCGGAGCTGGCTCACACCTCCCGCCGCCTGCTCGACGAGGCCGGGCTCACCGACGTCATGATCTTCGCCAGCGGGGGGCTCGACGAGTACACGATCGCAGACCTCCTCGACCGCGGTGCCCCGATCGACGGCTTCGGGGTGGGCACCAAGATGGGCACTGCCGCCGACCAGCCCGCCCTCGATACCGCCTACAAGCTGGCCGGGTACGCCGGAACCCCCCGCATGAAGCTCGCCCCCAATAAGTCGAACCTGCCGGGGCGGAAGCAGGTCGCCCGCCAGTACGAGGACGGCACGGCCGTGCAGGACGTCATTGCGACCGAGGACGAGCAAACGAACGGGACGCCGCTGCTGGAGCAGGTGATGGCCGACGGGACACGGACCGAGGCCGGCACCGCACGCCCTCTATCGGCGATCCGGGAGCACGCGGCGGCGCGGCTGGGCGAGCTGCCGTCCCGCCTCCGCTCTCCCGCCGCCCCCAAGAAGGAGGACTACGACGTCGTCCTCAGTGACGCCCTGGAGAAACGACTCGCGGACACCCGCAGCGCCCTGGCGGAAACGATGGCCGCCGAGGCCACGTAG